In Deltaproteobacteria bacterium, the genomic window TCTTCCGCCTCCGCCACGGCTACTGCGTGACAGGCTGCGTCAGGCTCAAATTTTAATCCTCGAAATACTTCAATGTATGGATGCTTGTCCCGCTTGGTATCCCAAGCGGGGCGGTTAAAATTTTCGCCTTCCTTGACCTTGCACAAATTTTCTCATTTATGGATGGACACTAGTTACACAGGAGGTGGCTGGTTAAGGTCCTTGGGAGACCGGCCAGCCGAATGCACTATAACCATGAAAATTTACTTCTCTACCGGAACCTCCAAATCCAATAGAGGTGCATACTGCTGGGCGCCGAAGATGTCTCCGTCACCAGGGCTGCCGCTGGGGCGGGTTCGATATATGGTGAATTTGATCGCGCAAGCAGGATCGAAGTTGACAAAATCGGATATACGGTCAAGGCCGATTCCATAAAGTTTTGCAATGGACTCCCGGCTTATGGCCCCGCTGGCCTTGACCCTTTCGTAAACGGCCTTTTCCGGAAATATGATATCAAAGGTTATTTTGTCAACACCCGCGTTTTTAGACCGGATGGTCTTGGCAAGCTGGGAAAGTCTGGCGGTCATCTTCTACCTCCTTATGCACCGGCTTCGGTCAGATGAGTTGAAAAGAGTTCCAGGGGGTCATCCAAGGCTACGGTATGGTTTATGGTCCACCGGTAGGCGGGAGTAGCGGCCAAGACTTCGTCCACGATAAAAGAGACGCCTCCGGCCGTGCCTTTGACTTCAGGCAGCCGGGCGTAAAACATCTGGCGGGTCCC contains:
- a CDS encoding DUF4387 domain-containing protein — protein: MTARLSQLAKTIRSKNAGVDKITFDIIFPEKAVYERVKASGAISRESIAKLYGIGLDRISDFVNFDPACAIKFTIYRTRPSGSPGDGDIFGAQQYAPLLDLEVPVEK